The Haloarcula sp. DT43 genome includes a region encoding these proteins:
- a CDS encoding ABC transporter ATP-binding protein, with product MSGDAPLLSVRDLSVGFEGFDGYAAVVDGVDLTVDHGEVVTIAGETGCGKSVTTKAITGLLEEPPARVSGTVEFDGQDLRTLPDDERRALNGDRISVIFQNPLSSLNPVFTIGEQLTDTAQFGGHGDTGVLGYLRRRFSSPDRSAARERVLDLLEEVRMPDPESVMDSYPSELSGGMRQRAIIAQALLNEPDLLIADEPGSALDVTVHDEILSLLEDLIAERDMSILMITHNLGVARQLSDRVYIMYGGRIAETAPTAEIFDAPRHPYTQGLIASIPRLSGDSMAGGIGGSVPEYTDPPLGCRFHPRCPYADESCRSSEPPAVSFGDESRAACVRHAEGDAGPVPTLEETKRRLSEPERTPAEGRR from the coding sequence ATGAGCGGCGACGCGCCCCTGCTCTCGGTCCGGGACCTCTCGGTCGGCTTCGAGGGGTTCGACGGGTACGCCGCCGTCGTCGACGGCGTCGACCTGACGGTCGACCACGGCGAGGTCGTCACCATCGCCGGCGAGACCGGCTGTGGCAAATCCGTGACGACCAAGGCCATCACCGGACTGCTCGAGGAGCCGCCGGCACGCGTCTCCGGGACCGTCGAGTTCGACGGCCAGGACCTCCGTACCCTCCCGGACGACGAGCGTCGGGCGCTGAACGGTGACCGAATCAGCGTGATATTCCAGAACCCGCTGTCGAGCCTGAACCCCGTGTTCACTATCGGGGAGCAGCTCACCGACACGGCACAGTTCGGCGGCCACGGGGACACCGGCGTCCTCGGGTACCTCCGGCGACGCTTCTCGTCGCCGGACCGGTCGGCCGCTCGCGAGCGGGTGCTGGACCTCCTCGAAGAGGTCCGGATGCCCGACCCGGAATCGGTGATGGACAGCTACCCGTCGGAGCTCTCCGGCGGGATGCGACAGCGGGCGATAATCGCGCAGGCGCTCCTCAACGAGCCGGACCTGCTCATCGCCGACGAACCGGGGTCCGCGCTGGACGTGACCGTCCACGACGAAATCCTCTCGCTGCTGGAGGACCTCATCGCCGAGCGGGACATGAGCATCCTGATGATTACGCACAACCTCGGAGTCGCCCGACAGCTGAGCGACCGCGTCTACATCATGTACGGCGGCCGCATCGCCGAGACCGCGCCGACGGCGGAGATATTCGACGCCCCGCGGCACCCGTACACGCAGGGCCTGATAGCGTCTATCCCCCGATTGTCCGGCGACTCGATGGCCGGCGGCATCGGCGGATCGGTCCCGGAGTACACGGACCCGCCGCTGGGGTGTCGGTTCCACCCGCGCTGTCCGTACGCCGACGAGAGCTGTCGGTCCAGCGAACCCCCGGCGGTCTCGTTCGGCGACGAGTCCAGGGCCGCCTGCGTCCGTCACGCGGAGGGGGACGCCGGCCCGGTACCGACGCTCGAAGAGACGAAACGGCGGCTCTCCGAGCCGGAGCGGACGCCGGCGGAGGGACGGCGATGA
- a CDS encoding ABC transporter permease gives MSIETPSIDTSRLDGIVSPARRELWYRSYRRFANQPMSVVGLVIVVAIALVAVFAPYVAPYPEQVGSFTDFANAYQSPTLDHPFGTDSAGRDILTRVIFGYRIALLLVAVVLGLGVPVGVMLGLVAGYAGGWVDTIIMRVTDTFLALPPLVLALAIASAFEPTLEIAMFAIASLWWTWYARLARGLAASLSDEEYVQAAELAGASTTHILFRELLPNCLSPLLVKATLDAGIVVLTGASLSFIGLGVQPPRPGLGTMVANGTEYLPAEWWISIFPGLAIFVLVMGFNMLGDGLRDLFDVEVEQ, from the coding sequence ATGAGCATCGAGACCCCCTCCATCGACACGTCCAGACTCGACGGTATCGTCTCGCCGGCACGCCGCGAGCTGTGGTACCGCTCGTACCGCCGGTTCGCGAACCAGCCGATGAGCGTCGTCGGCCTCGTGATAGTGGTCGCCATCGCGCTCGTGGCCGTGTTCGCGCCTTACGTCGCCCCGTACCCGGAACAGGTGGGGTCGTTCACGGACTTCGCGAACGCGTATCAATCGCCGACCCTCGACCACCCCTTCGGGACCGACAGCGCGGGGCGGGACATCCTCACCCGCGTCATCTTCGGCTACCGCATCGCCCTGCTGCTGGTCGCGGTGGTGCTCGGACTCGGCGTCCCGGTCGGCGTGATGCTGGGGCTGGTCGCCGGCTACGCCGGCGGCTGGGTCGACACTATCATCATGCGCGTCACGGACACGTTCCTCGCGCTCCCGCCGCTCGTGCTGGCGCTCGCCATCGCGTCGGCCTTCGAGCCGACCCTCGAAATCGCGATGTTCGCCATCGCGTCGCTGTGGTGGACGTGGTACGCGCGGCTGGCCCGCGGCCTGGCCGCGAGCCTGTCCGACGAGGAATACGTACAGGCGGCGGAGCTTGCGGGGGCGAGCACGACGCACATCCTCTTCCGGGAGCTGCTGCCGAACTGCCTCTCGCCGCTGTTGGTCAAGGCGACGCTGGACGCCGGCATCGTGGTGCTGACCGGCGCGTCGCTGTCGTTCATCGGCCTCGGCGTCCAGCCCCCCAGACCGGGGCTCGGGACGATGGTCGCCAACGGCACCGAGTACCTGCCCGCCGAGTGGTGGATAAGCATCTTCCCGGGGCTCGCCATCTTCGTCCTCGTGATGGGGTTCAACATGCTCGGGGACGGGCTGCGGGACCTCTTCGACGTGGAGGTAGAGCAATGA
- a CDS encoding ABC transporter permease: MARIGQLLRRLSGMAVSLLGLSVLIFVISRVLPGNPARMALGAMASEEQVAELAAEMGLDQPLPVQYVEYMRRLFVGDLGQSLQTKNAVAYDLVTKFPATLELITLAFTFMVVFGIPLGIVAAKHHGGVLDNVTRFFAFSTVSVPSFFVGIVFQLVFGYFLNWFPITGRLSSAYSGEVVRTTGFMLVDTLLSGSLAAHADAWMHILLPALALSFSGMGQVIRITRSSMIDIEGQDYIEAMRGYGLPTWLVTDKYTLKNAFVPTLTILGLQYAWLLSGAFIIEIVYSWPGLAKYGVQSVLTSDVNAVVGVTMLVGVVFVLVNFAVDLLTSVIDPRIGLAGDSA; the protein is encoded by the coding sequence ATGGCGCGCATAGGACAGCTACTGCGTCGACTCTCTGGGATGGCCGTCAGCCTGCTGGGGCTGTCGGTCCTCATCTTCGTCATCTCGCGGGTCCTACCGGGGAACCCGGCTCGGATGGCGCTCGGAGCGATGGCAAGCGAAGAGCAGGTGGCGGAACTCGCCGCGGAGATGGGCCTCGACCAGCCGCTCCCGGTCCAGTACGTCGAGTACATGCGCCGGCTCTTCGTCGGCGACCTGGGTCAGAGCCTCCAGACGAAAAACGCCGTCGCGTACGACCTGGTGACGAAGTTCCCGGCGACGCTCGAACTCATCACGCTCGCGTTCACGTTCATGGTTGTGTTCGGCATCCCGCTGGGCATCGTCGCTGCGAAACACCACGGCGGGGTACTCGACAACGTGACCCGGTTCTTCGCCTTCTCGACGGTGAGCGTCCCGAGCTTCTTCGTCGGCATCGTCTTCCAGCTCGTGTTCGGGTACTTCCTCAACTGGTTCCCTATCACGGGGCGGCTCTCCTCGGCCTACAGCGGCGAGGTGGTCCGGACGACGGGGTTCATGCTCGTCGACACGCTCCTGTCGGGGTCGCTTGCGGCACACGCCGACGCGTGGATGCACATCCTGCTGCCGGCGCTCGCCCTGTCGTTCAGCGGGATGGGGCAGGTCATCCGCATCACGCGGTCGAGCATGATAGACATCGAGGGCCAGGACTACATCGAGGCGATGCGCGGCTACGGTCTGCCGACGTGGCTGGTCACCGACAAGTACACCCTGAAGAACGCGTTCGTCCCGACGCTGACCATCCTCGGGCTCCAGTACGCGTGGCTTCTCAGCGGTGCGTTCATCATCGAAATCGTCTACTCTTGGCCCGGCCTCGCCAAGTACGGCGTCCAGTCCGTCCTGACCTCGGACGTCAACGCCGTCGTCGGCGTCACGATGCTGGTCGGCGTCGTCTTCGTCCTGGTGAACTTCGCCGTCGACCTGCTGACGAGCGTCATCGACCCGCGTATCGGCCTGGCAGGTGACAGCGCATGA
- a CDS encoding ABC transporter substrate-binding protein, which translates to MTDDESGPGRGRITASDFTSAGSRRQFLAALGSAGAAGLAGCSGGSGSSSDGASTGESGSQTDSAGGSTLTANISQRLGTIDPAKGTDYVQAMALVNLYDPLVFPDSEGEIQPNLASDWSVSDDSTTYTFTLRDDVTFHSGNAVTAEDVKFTTERFLDLNQGYASLLSGVLDKENIVVEDEQTVSFELNRSYAPFLPIMVLVFVVDRDTIMANLEDGDYGERGDYGQAYINNNDAGSGAYQLADFSRGNSITFAKYDDYFKEFPDGAFDTVEVRIITENSTVQTLMKNGELDMTGQYQNSQTYSAIEQMENARVEKIPTFGLLYNKINTQKPPTDDPAVREAMAWGFDYEQVVNEIRPDMQKAQGPLPPTWGAHNSDVTQPSYDPERARQILADAGYSEGELTITNTFTSSYSFQERIGLLFKDNMADIGINVELNPQTWGTITEMATTVEDTPHTSQVFYVPTYPSPDSMFYNQFHSEAANTWMSMEHLDNAEVDGLIDEARQTPDRQARVEIYNQLQSTLADLYCDMHLYHTVKTIGFQNDVEGLTLRPAQGFEYTFRDLHQV; encoded by the coding sequence ATGACTGACGACGAGAGCGGGCCCGGTCGCGGCAGGATAACCGCGTCCGACTTCACCTCGGCGGGGTCGCGCCGGCAGTTCCTCGCCGCGCTCGGGTCGGCCGGTGCCGCCGGGCTGGCCGGCTGTTCGGGTGGGTCCGGGTCGAGTTCCGACGGCGCGTCGACCGGAGAGAGCGGTTCACAGACTGACAGCGCCGGCGGCTCGACGCTCACGGCGAACATCTCCCAGCGGCTCGGGACGATAGACCCCGCGAAGGGGACCGACTACGTGCAGGCGATGGCGCTCGTGAACCTCTACGATCCGCTCGTGTTCCCCGACAGCGAGGGAGAGATTCAGCCCAACCTTGCGTCGGACTGGTCGGTGTCTGACGACAGCACGACGTACACGTTCACCCTGCGTGACGACGTGACCTTCCACAGCGGGAACGCAGTAACCGCAGAGGACGTGAAGTTCACCACCGAGCGGTTCCTCGACCTCAACCAGGGGTACGCGTCACTGCTGAGCGGCGTCCTCGACAAGGAGAACATCGTGGTCGAGGACGAGCAGACGGTCTCGTTCGAACTCAACCGGTCGTACGCGCCGTTTCTCCCCATCATGGTCCTCGTGTTCGTCGTGGACAGGGACACAATCATGGCGAACCTCGAAGACGGGGACTACGGCGAGCGTGGCGACTACGGGCAGGCGTACATCAACAACAACGACGCCGGGTCCGGCGCATACCAGCTGGCTGATTTCTCCCGGGGCAACTCGATAACGTTCGCCAAGTACGACGACTACTTCAAGGAGTTCCCCGACGGCGCGTTCGACACCGTCGAGGTCCGCATCATCACCGAGAACTCGACGGTACAGACGCTGATGAAAAACGGGGAACTGGACATGACCGGGCAGTACCAGAACTCCCAGACCTACAGCGCCATCGAACAGATGGAGAACGCGCGGGTCGAGAAGATACCGACGTTCGGGCTGCTGTACAACAAAATCAACACCCAGAAGCCGCCGACCGACGACCCCGCAGTCCGCGAAGCGATGGCCTGGGGCTTCGACTACGAACAGGTCGTCAACGAGATTCGCCCGGACATGCAGAAGGCACAGGGACCGCTCCCGCCGACGTGGGGAGCCCACAACAGCGACGTGACCCAGCCGTCCTACGACCCCGAGCGAGCACGGCAGATACTCGCCGACGCCGGCTACTCCGAGGGGGAACTCACCATCACGAACACGTTCACCTCCTCGTACTCCTTCCAGGAACGCATCGGCCTGTTGTTCAAGGACAACATGGCGGACATCGGCATCAACGTGGAGTTGAACCCCCAGACCTGGGGGACCATCACGGAGATGGCGACTACGGTCGAGGACACGCCACACACCAGTCAGGTGTTCTACGTCCCGACCTACCCGTCCCCGGACTCGATGTTCTACAACCAGTTCCACTCCGAGGCGGCAAACACCTGGATGAGCATGGAACACCTCGACAACGCCGAGGTGGACGGTCTCATCGACGAGGCGCGACAGACCCCCGACCGACAGGCCCGCGTCGAGATATACAACCAACTGCAGAGCACGCTCGCGGACCTGTACTGCGACATGCACCTGTACCACACGGTGAAGACCATCGGCTTCCAGAACGACGTCGAGGGGCTCACGCTCCGGCCGGCACAGGGCTTCGAGTACACGTTCCGTGACCTCCACCAAGTGTAA
- a CDS encoding IclR family transcriptional regulator, with protein MPPTGGDDGPRTLQTVSMSAQVLATLKELDGAGVTELATELDLSKSTAHIHLTTLVEHGLVVKRDGTYELALKLFAFGEYVRSRNQLYRHGKPQVDELADETGQYVHIVTEENGRAINLYQVKGDTSVSGEYQTTKPQQRDHLHYTASGKAILASLPEDRVEEILDRHGLPERTAKTVTDPAALFEELSAIRQRGYAYNDEEEIEGFRAIAAPVQTPDGDVLGSLSVSGPASVLQGDRFEETLPKQVVNSANVIEVNINMSNRS; from the coding sequence ATGCCTCCGACCGGTGGTGACGACGGACCGCGGACGTTACAGACCGTCTCTATGTCCGCCCAGGTGCTGGCGACGCTCAAGGAGCTAGACGGAGCCGGCGTGACGGAACTCGCGACGGAGCTCGACCTTTCGAAGAGCACCGCTCACATCCACCTGACGACGCTGGTGGAGCACGGACTCGTCGTGAAGCGCGACGGAACGTACGAACTCGCGCTCAAGCTGTTCGCGTTCGGCGAGTACGTCCGGAGCCGGAACCAGCTGTACCGGCACGGGAAGCCGCAGGTCGACGAACTCGCCGACGAAACGGGGCAGTACGTCCACATCGTGACCGAGGAGAACGGGCGCGCTATCAACCTCTATCAGGTGAAAGGCGACACCAGCGTGAGCGGCGAGTACCAGACGACGAAGCCCCAGCAGCGGGACCACCTGCACTACACCGCCTCCGGGAAAGCGATTCTCGCCTCCCTGCCCGAGGATCGCGTCGAGGAAATCCTCGACCGCCACGGCTTGCCGGAGCGAACGGCGAAGACGGTAACCGACCCCGCGGCGCTGTTCGAGGAGCTATCGGCCATCCGCCAACGCGGGTACGCGTACAACGACGAGGAGGAGATAGAGGGGTTCCGTGCCATCGCGGCACCGGTCCAGACACCGGACGGCGACGTCCTGGGGTCGCTGAGCGTCTCGGGCCCCGCAAGCGTCCTGCAGGGGGACCGGTTCGAAGAGACCCTCCCGAAACAGGTCGTCAACTCGGCCAACGTCATCGAGGTCAACATCAACATGAGCAACCGGTCGTGA
- a CDS encoding urease accessory protein UreF, producing MTDAATLESFRLADSFLPVGTYTVSYGLEQFIQDDRVADAADLEALLSTYLRRQVGPAELVALRAAHAAATDGNLDEVCRADRRLSAVTLAAEFRESAQQSGDRLLSLQTELREESLLDRYAERVDADEAPGNYAVVLGVATGLAGVSVREACLLCCHGFVTGLLGAAQRLLSLGHTDAQRILDDLQPVMTAAVEESADSGIDEMTPFAPLVDVLAAEHERAERRLFAS from the coding sequence ATGACCGACGCCGCGACGCTCGAGTCGTTCCGGCTGGCGGACTCGTTTCTCCCGGTCGGGACCTACACGGTCTCGTACGGCCTCGAACAGTTCATCCAGGACGACCGGGTCGCGGACGCGGCGGACCTCGAAGCGCTCCTGTCGACGTACCTCCGCCGGCAGGTCGGTCCCGCCGAACTCGTCGCGCTGCGGGCAGCGCACGCCGCCGCCACCGACGGAAACCTCGACGAGGTCTGTCGGGCCGACCGGCGACTCTCGGCCGTGACCCTGGCCGCGGAGTTCCGCGAGAGCGCCCAGCAGTCCGGCGACCGACTGCTCTCGCTCCAGACGGAACTACGAGAGGAGTCGCTGCTCGACCGCTACGCCGAGCGCGTCGACGCCGACGAGGCCCCCGGGAACTACGCCGTCGTGCTCGGCGTTGCGACGGGACTGGCCGGCGTCTCCGTCCGCGAGGCCTGCCTGCTGTGCTGTCACGGCTTCGTCACCGGACTGCTGGGCGCGGCCCAGCGGCTCCTCTCGCTTGGCCACACGGACGCCCAGCGGATTCTGGACGACCTGCAGCCGGTGATGACAGCCGCAGTCGAGGAGAGTGCGGACAGCGGGATAGACGAGATGACTCCGTTTGCCCCCCTGGTAGACGTACTGGCAGCCGAGCACGAACGGGCCGAGCGGCGACTGTTCGCCAGTTGA
- a CDS encoding urease accessory protein UreE: protein MLVADTYLGHRDDEAVAGAVDTSDHATVVLSDTERRRSRVRTETTAGRDLGIVVARDLADGDVLEAEDGTLVVVELAAVEALVLDFADSDVSPTAALELGHAVGNRHWNLAVRGEEALFPVTESKSRMETAVADLLPGDVPTRYERVPPTTFDDDGGDHSHGDGGHGGHSHGGHAHDHGVRTIDGGER from the coding sequence ATGCTGGTCGCGGACACCTACCTCGGTCACCGCGACGACGAGGCCGTCGCCGGGGCGGTCGACACGTCGGACCACGCGACGGTCGTGCTCTCGGACACCGAGCGGCGGCGCTCGCGGGTGCGCACCGAGACGACGGCTGGCCGGGACCTCGGTATCGTGGTCGCCCGCGACCTCGCGGACGGCGACGTGCTGGAAGCCGAGGACGGCACCCTCGTCGTCGTCGAACTCGCCGCGGTCGAGGCCCTGGTGCTCGATTTCGCCGACAGCGACGTGTCGCCGACCGCGGCGCTGGAACTCGGCCACGCGGTCGGGAACAGACACTGGAACCTCGCGGTCCGCGGCGAGGAGGCCCTGTTCCCGGTGACAGAGTCGAAATCGCGGATGGAAACCGCGGTCGCCGACCTGCTTCCCGGGGACGTGCCGACGCGGTACGAGCGCGTGCCGCCGACGACGTTCGACGACGACGGGGGAGACCACTCCCACGGCGACGGGGGCCACGGCGGCCACAGTCACGGCGGCCACGCCCACGACCACGGGGTCCGCACTATCGACGGAGGCGAGCGATGA
- a CDS encoding urease accessory protein UreD has product MAADAPHPAFEGYATEAVPQAAVGSPGKDGVLELTFERTANGTTLVHDYATVPFHISGTLGHDPLPEADTVFVQSPTGGVAQGDRHDVTIEVGADAVAHVSTQSSTKVQTMTCNYAAAETTLSVGADAHLDYVPEPTILHADSRYLQELSVELAPGATAVVADVVVPGRLARGERFEFERYLSRVRATGPDGLLFEDATHLTPADGDPTAPGVLGEFTVYGTAFVLAPDRDEDELSDALHAVVADGEARTGATALPNGAGVAVRALGDRAETVQSTLHAAWDHARRELLDAPAPSGRKY; this is encoded by the coding sequence ATGGCCGCCGACGCGCCCCATCCGGCGTTCGAGGGGTACGCGACCGAGGCCGTCCCGCAGGCCGCCGTGGGGTCGCCGGGGAAAGACGGCGTCCTCGAACTGACTTTCGAGCGGACAGCCAACGGGACGACCCTGGTCCACGACTACGCGACGGTCCCGTTCCACATCTCGGGGACGCTGGGCCACGACCCGCTGCCCGAGGCCGACACCGTCTTCGTCCAGTCGCCGACCGGCGGCGTCGCACAGGGCGACCGCCACGACGTGACCATCGAGGTCGGTGCGGACGCCGTCGCCCACGTCTCGACTCAGAGTTCGACGAAGGTCCAGACGATGACGTGTAACTACGCAGCCGCCGAGACGACTCTCAGCGTCGGTGCCGACGCCCACCTGGACTACGTGCCCGAGCCGACGATACTCCACGCCGACTCGCGGTACCTGCAGGAACTGTCGGTCGAGTTGGCCCCCGGCGCGACCGCCGTGGTCGCCGACGTGGTCGTGCCGGGCCGTCTCGCCCGCGGCGAGCGCTTCGAGTTCGAGCGGTACCTCTCCCGCGTGCGGGCGACCGGGCCGGACGGCCTCCTGTTCGAGGACGCGACGCACCTGACGCCGGCCGACGGCGACCCCACGGCACCCGGCGTCCTCGGCGAGTTCACCGTCTACGGGACGGCGTTCGTCCTCGCACCCGACCGCGACGAGGACGAACTGAGCGACGCCTTGCACGCCGTCGTCGCCGACGGCGAGGCCCGGACCGGTGCGACGGCGCTCCCGAACGGTGCCGGCGTCGCGGTCCGCGCCCTCGGCGACCGGGCCGAGACCGTGCAGTCGACGCTCCACGCGGCCTGGGACCACGCTAGACGGGAGTTGCTGGACGCGCCCGCGCCGTCCGGGAGGAAGTACTGA
- the ureG gene encoding urease accessory protein UreG, producing the protein MSLTHRDVATVGIGGPVGSGKTSLLTALVPKLREQGLDVGVIANDILTQEDADVLRERFAGVVPEDLVAGVETGACPHTGIREDPSMNLQQIDAFLAEHPELDLVLVESGGDNLAATFNPELADYSLYVISVAEGEDIPRKRGPGVVDCDLLVVNKTDLAPHVGVDLDVMERDADEVRDGPVVFTNCKDETGVDEVLTHVREGVLFA; encoded by the coding sequence GTGAGCCTCACGCACCGCGACGTGGCGACCGTCGGCATCGGCGGCCCGGTCGGCTCCGGGAAGACCTCGCTGCTGACCGCGCTCGTCCCGAAACTGCGCGAGCAGGGCCTGGACGTGGGCGTCATCGCCAACGACATTCTGACTCAGGAGGACGCCGACGTGCTCCGCGAACGGTTCGCCGGGGTCGTCCCCGAGGACCTCGTCGCCGGCGTCGAGACCGGCGCGTGCCCGCACACGGGCATCCGCGAGGACCCGTCGATGAACCTCCAGCAGATAGACGCGTTCCTCGCCGAGCACCCGGAGCTGGACCTCGTGCTGGTCGAGAGCGGCGGCGACAACCTCGCGGCGACGTTCAACCCCGAACTCGCCGACTACTCACTGTACGTCATCTCCGTCGCCGAGGGCGAGGACATCCCGCGCAAGCGCGGGCCGGGCGTCGTCGACTGTGACCTGCTCGTCGTCAACAAGACCGACCTCGCGCCCCACGTCGGCGTCGACCTCGACGTGATGGAGCGGGACGCCGACGAGGTCCGGGACGGCCCCGTCGTCTTCACCAACTGCAAGGACGAGACGGGCGTCGACGAGGTGCTGACACACGTCCGAGAGGGGGTGCTGTTCGCCTGA
- a CDS encoding urease subunit gamma, whose protein sequence is MKLTAKEQERLTVFTAAEVARRRKERGVPLNHPEAVAYISDWCIERGRDGQSVAEIRSGASKLLGREDVMDGVPEMIDMIQVEPVFPDGTKLVTVHDPIRSDSVGTADSESEDAAADGGGAEADE, encoded by the coding sequence ATGAAACTCACAGCCAAAGAACAGGAGCGACTCACGGTCTTCACCGCAGCAGAGGTCGCGCGACGCCGCAAGGAGCGCGGCGTCCCGCTGAACCACCCCGAAGCCGTCGCCTACATCAGCGACTGGTGTATCGAACGGGGCCGGGACGGCCAGTCGGTGGCCGAAATCCGTTCGGGCGCGTCGAAACTGCTCGGCCGCGAGGACGTGATGGACGGCGTCCCCGAGATGATAGACATGATTCAGGTCGAGCCGGTCTTTCCCGACGGGACGAAGCTCGTGACGGTCCACGACCCGATTCGGTCCGACAGCGTCGGGACCGCCGACAGCGAGAGCGAGGATGCAGCGGCCGACGGTGGAGGGGCGGAGGCGGACGAGTGA
- the ureC gene encoding urease subunit alpha, protein MTRDIDRENYAELYGPTAGDKVRLGDTELFAEVEEDLRTHGDEAVFGGGKTLRDGLGMAPGVTQAEGALDWVLTNATVIDPVLGIVAADIGIRNGEIAGIGKAGNPDTMDGVDMVVGPSTDVYPAEGKIATAGGLDIHIHFNSAQLHEHALSGGITTMLGGGYGGGATTTTTGPENIKRFLQAAEAWPVNVGFYGKGNASEPGPLREQVAAGACGLKLHEDWGSTPETIDTCLEVAEDEDVQVCMHTDTLNEAGFLENTFGAVDGRTMHLFHIEGAGGGHAPDIMEMVGEPNMLPSSTNPSMPYTDNTFDEHLDMVMVCHHLNPDVPEDVAFAESRVRAETIAAEDVLHDMGAISMMTSDSQAMGRMAEVIPRTWQTASKMKSQRGPLPEDEGTGADNHRIKRYISKYTINPAISAGIDEYVGTLEPGKLADICLWDPAFFGVKPAMTFKGGFPVHSEMGEANGSLMTCEPIIQRERAGAVGKAKHALSLSFVSPAAAEAGVGEEYGLDSRVVPIEGARTPGKDDMVYNDYCPDDIEVDPETFEVRVDGEHVTCEPSSELPLAQRYLL, encoded by the coding sequence GTGACACGCGACATCGACCGCGAGAACTACGCCGAACTGTACGGGCCGACGGCGGGCGACAAAGTCCGACTGGGCGACACGGAACTGTTCGCCGAGGTCGAGGAGGACCTGCGGACCCACGGCGACGAAGCGGTGTTCGGCGGCGGCAAGACCCTGCGTGACGGACTGGGCATGGCACCCGGCGTCACGCAGGCGGAGGGCGCGCTCGACTGGGTGCTGACGAACGCGACGGTTATCGACCCCGTGCTGGGCATCGTCGCCGCCGACATCGGCATTCGCAACGGCGAAATCGCCGGCATCGGGAAGGCCGGCAACCCCGACACGATGGACGGCGTCGACATGGTCGTCGGCCCGTCGACGGACGTGTACCCGGCCGAGGGGAAAATTGCGACCGCCGGGGGCCTGGACATCCACATCCACTTCAACTCCGCACAGCTCCACGAACACGCGCTGTCGGGCGGTATCACGACGATGCTCGGCGGCGGGTACGGGGGCGGCGCGACGACGACCACGACCGGCCCGGAGAACATCAAGCGCTTCCTGCAGGCCGCCGAGGCCTGGCCGGTCAACGTCGGTTTCTACGGGAAGGGGAACGCCTCGGAGCCGGGCCCGCTCCGCGAGCAGGTCGCGGCCGGGGCCTGCGGGCTGAAACTCCACGAGGACTGGGGGTCGACGCCCGAGACCATCGATACCTGCCTGGAGGTCGCCGAGGACGAGGACGTGCAGGTCTGCATGCACACGGACACGCTGAACGAGGCGGGGTTCCTGGAGAACACCTTCGGTGCCGTCGACGGCCGGACCATGCACCTGTTCCACATCGAGGGCGCGGGCGGCGGCCACGCCCCGGACATCATGGAGATGGTCGGCGAGCCGAACATGCTCCCGTCGTCGACGAACCCCTCGATGCCCTACACCGACAACACGTTCGACGAGCACCTGGACATGGTGATGGTGTGTCACCACCTCAACCCCGACGTGCCCGAGGACGTGGCCTTCGCCGAATCCCGCGTCCGCGCGGAGACCATCGCCGCCGAGGACGTGCTCCACGACATGGGGGCCATCTCGATGATGACCTCCGACTCGCAGGCGATGGGGCGGATGGCCGAAGTCATCCCGCGGACGTGGCAGACCGCCTCGAAGATGAAGTCCCAGCGCGGCCCGCTCCCGGAGGACGAGGGGACCGGCGCGGACAACCACCGCATCAAACGGTACATCTCGAAGTACACCATCAACCCCGCCATCTCCGCGGGCATCGACGAGTACGTCGGGACGCTCGAACCCGGGAAACTGGCCGACATCTGCCTCTGGGACCCCGCGTTCTTCGGCGTCAAGCCGGCGATGACGTTCAAGGGCGGCTTCCCGGTCCACTCCGAGATGGGCGAGGCAAACGGCTCGCTGATGACCTGCGAGCCCATCATCCAGCGCGAACGGGCCGGCGCGGTCGGCAAGGCCAAGCACGCCCTCTCGCTGTCGTTCGTCTCCCCGGCGGCCGCCGAGGCCGGCGTCGGCGAGGAGTACGGGCTCGACTCCCGCGTCGTCCCGATAGAGGGCGCTCGCACGCCCGGCAAGGACGACATGGTGTACAACGACTACTGCCCCGACGACATCGAGGTCGACCCGGAGACCTTCGAGGTCCGGGTCGACGGCGAACACGTCACCTGCGAACCGTCCTCCGAACTGCCACTCGCACAGCGGTACCTGCTATGA